The Salegentibacter sp. Hel_I_6 region TTATTAAACTTAGATCCGAACATATTTATTCCATTTGGAAAATACATATTCTTAATGGCCGTAATATTCTTTGCTTTTTCAAAGGAGAAAGATGAAGAGAAATCGTTTACTGAACTTAGATTAAAATGCCTTCCGTCAGCCATAATTTTTGTTAGTATCATCTATATATTCGAAGCTTTTATTGAATTATTCAAATCGGTTGAGCAACGCGAATTAAAGACAGCCTATGAGGTCTTATTGATATTTCACATTTACTATTTAGTTTCCTTTTACTATTATAAAAACAAGTAATTACATTGTGAAATTTACCAGGATATTTTACACTTAAAGTTTAAAACTAAGTAGCCTGCTTTCTAAACTTAGAAAACACTTTTTTAGATCGGTTTACAATAAAAACACCTATTAAAATTACAAAAGCTGAAAGAAACTGCCAGGCACTAAAAACCTCTCCATCTAAAATTCCCCAACCTAAAGCTACCACAGGGATTGTATAAGTGACAGAGGTAGTAAATACAGGATCTGAGATCTGCACCAGTTTATTAAAAATTATCATCGCAACTCCAGTACCTATTACTCCCAAAATAGCAACATAGCCTATAGAATGCTGAATAACGATCTCGGAAACATTCTTTTCGAAGAATCCTGAGAAATACAAAATCACCAGAGAAGGTAGCAATAAGACTGTAAAACTTCCCGCTGCAATCCCCAACGGACTAACGTTACTCATATGAGTTTTTAGAATATTTACATTCATCGCGTAACAGGAGGCTGCAATAATTACCAAAAGCGAATAGAGGTAGTTCTGATCTGGATTTATACTGGCGCCGCTTAAAATAAGTCCTGCAGTTCCTAATAAGCCAATGACCACACCCAATATTTTATTCTGATTAAATGCCGCTTTAAAAAACATTGCGCCAAAAATAAGTGTCATTAAAGGGGTGGCCGCATTTAGAATAGAAGCTACAGCGCTATCTATT contains the following coding sequences:
- a CDS encoding DMT family transporter, with the protein product MPLEKLKWVYLVILSIVWGSSFILIKKGLVGLSAIEVGSFRIIFAAVFLILIGFKSIMKIKKGQWKWMLLIGFLGNFFPVYLFSFAETEIDSAVASILNAATPLMTLIFGAMFFKAAFNQNKILGVVIGLLGTAGLILSGASINPDQNYLYSLLVIIAASCYAMNVNILKTHMSNVSPLGIAAGSFTVLLLPSLVILYFSGFFEKNVSEIVIQHSIGYVAILGVIGTGVAMIIFNKLVQISDPVFTTSVTYTIPVVALGWGILDGEVFSAWQFLSAFVILIGVFIVNRSKKVFSKFRKQAT